Part of the Prunus dulcis chromosome 8, ALMONDv2, whole genome shotgun sequence genome is shown below.
NTGAAGACCCTATTTACATAGTACTTAATCTTCAGTAATCCAAGAAAGAATATCTTTCGCTTTTCCAGTGGAAATAGAGGCCATCGCTATGTTTCAGAATAAGAAAGGTGTGCCTTACAGCACTATAGGTGAGAGAGCTAGAGGAGGTTTCTCCCCAACAATagttgttttttcttcctttttttaaaattctctCTTTTCCCTTCTCCTTAAATGAGCAGTTGGCTAATCTTAGTCAATTATGAAAATTGTTCGTGCGCCATAAGACAAGACTTGACATGCCCGGAAAGCTGAAAGTAAGGACTTGCATTTACCTGGTTTGAAGATGCagaaatttcttttaatttttcagcaGATAGATCTTGTCTCCGGCGCTCACGTCGTGTTCGAGACCGTCTTACTTTAGAATTCCTAGACCTGtcaaaatgagaaaaataataagataCCTCAAGCAATAAACTAGACATTAAATCCTCAAATAGCTCCCTTTGTTATCTCCATCTGTCAACCATATAGGCTAATACATGCTTTAGTACGTTGCTAAAACAAGAAGCTAAGCTTAGGCCACTAGATCTCTTCGTATGGAGTACGGATAGCAACCAAACTCTAAACGATAGGGTTTTAATCTTTGGTTATTTAGGGCTAAGGTTTTAACCACGGAGTGAATAGTCCAGGATTAACTACTTTTTTAAGTACTTCTTTTACTTGCAAGAGCATGTTTGTGTGTGAGAGTATTCATGAGTTTAGGACACCAGGATCATGCCTTCTGTGAGCCTGTAACTCATGAAACCCCAATCTACCTTACAATTGAATCCATTAAAGACATAATTGAATGGAAGCAGGAGGAAAACCAAGTTCAGTTAGAAAGCCATGGTTAGTGACAATGAACCAATTAACACGATGTTTATGTCATGCTGTTAGATACATTCATTGTATATCTAAAGAGAGAAAAGTGTCGACTTACTTTCTATGCTCATTGGTTAGTTTCAGTTCATCATCCTCATTGTAGATTGCAGGTAGACCAGAAAGGTCACATGCCAAGGGGCTTGCGAAAAAGAACTGTAAGCAGACGTACTTTTTAGTATACAATATTCACCACTTAATTCGTGCGTCACATGAGCACTTGCAAGACGAATTCAACACCAGAAAAAATTAGAATTCATACTATTTGCCACGGATGCTTAAAAATTAGGGAGGAAAAGAGCTAAATTGATAGAGATGATTTTCAATAGGTGCAACTTTTCGGTGCATGAAGTAAAATTTTATCGGCTTTAGAAGTACATTAGAATTCTGCTTTAGATATGCTAAACTTGCAATTCTGAACATAATGGATTAACTTTATGTGTTTTTAACTCCTCGACTATATCAGCTAGAAGAAAATACTAAGAAcaataaagtcaaaaaaacATGGAAACGTACATCAGGGTTAGCAAAACGTTTTGCAAAAAGTGcagtaattaaaaaataaataaaagtattttaatctttattatatattacaGACTTAAGAatatgtgaagaaaaaaaaaatggatgcAAAAACATTGCTCGCAATCAAAAGGAACGTAAATTCCAGGAAAAGCATGTAGTTGGAATAAAAACTTCATTGAAAGAGTAAAATTTTCAATCTGTACTTACTTCATTTCTGAGAGCCGAAGACGCAGAGCCACGATAGGCAGGATCTAAAGCAAGGAGAGTGCTCAACAGactcaaagaagaaaaagggaaatcCTTGAAAGCTTCTTGAAGACTGGGTTTGTATGAACGTGGAGGTCTAAAAGTTGTAGACAGCTTTAGTCTTTTCCAGTATTCCTCTGATGGTGTACCACAAAGCCTGAAAATCCTATGAAGTTGCTCAACCTGAAAGCAAGTAAAATGTGTTTGAGATACTAGCCAGCGACAGTAAGATcataacacacacacacacaatattGAATTACCTCTGTTCTACCAGGCAGAAGTGGTCTCCCTGTAAACATTTCAGCCAAGACGCAACCAGCACTCCAAAGATCAATGCCAACTCCATAATCTGTAGAACCTAACAACAGCTCAGGAGCTCTGTACCAAAGTGTCACAACTCGGTTTGTGAGAGGGCGCTTAGGATCTTGAACATAATAATTTGCGAGCCCAAAATCTGCAATTTTCAGCATTCCATTTTTATCTATCAATAGGTTTGATCCTTTGATGTCTCGATGTATAATTCCCCTCTCATGGCAGTGCTGCAGACCTGAAAGTAGTTGATGCATATAGCACTTGACCTGTGTCAATAGTTCAAGTTAGAAACTGAGACTCTACAACAAATCAAAGCATCCAAATTCAGAACCAACGAGTTAAGAGAGAACTTAAACCTGTGGTTCAGTAAGCCCTTCAGGGCTGGAAATAATTCTTGCCAAATCTGACCGCATGAAATCAAAAACAAGATAGAGGCTGTACTGCATTCTTGACGTGGCCAATCCTTCAAGCTTAACCACATTGGGATGATCTAATTTCCGTAAAAACATAATCTCCCGAGCCATAAACTTAACACTCTCGGGTTCTGATGTATCAAACCGAACCTTCTTTAAGGCCACAATTTTTCCAGTGTCCCTATCTCGAGCCTTATACACATTGCTGTATGTTCCTTCGCCCACCTACAAGTGCAAacatttagaaagaaaaaagaaaaaccaagttCAAATTCCAGCCTCCTCTCAACAATGATCTAGCCAACTAATAAATTTATGCTTTCCTTGATTAACAAGATTAGTCGGAAAAAGcagaaaaatcaagattttaTATCTTAAACTTTCAGTGACTTGGAAGTATGGGCAACCcacaaattgaacaagagaacactcaaaattttcaatagtCCAGCATACTTAGCTTGTTATTCCATCCAAAAACCAATCAAGATATCATCTAGCAAATCATCAGAACAATATTAATTCCAATTAGTACAGAAAAGCAGCCATAGAACATGCCAAttaccattttcttttctttttgacaACTGCCACATAACAATTATAATTCTAACCAAATGCACACCaaatcaaaacataaaaatctgaaagtgagtatgaaaataaaaccttGTCCAGCTTGTCATAAGAGTCAGCACTCTTGGGAACCAAGCCAGCCAAAATCTCTCTTGAAATATTGTCAGTGAGCCATTTAGGCCACCCATCCACCAACTCCTCCTCATCAACAGAAACTTTATGAGAAACATGCCCATCATCTTTATCTACATCACTACCAGTTAACACCACCCATTCATCTCCTGCTTTTTCATTTCTACTACCAGGCTCAGCATTTGAAATTATGGGTTCATGCCTATGCTGCTTAAGAGAGTCCCTTTGTGGTTGGCCTGTTGATCTTCTGTGAGCATTAACCCCGCCATTTCCCACATACCCATTTTCCAGTTTCAGCTTCTCTAAGCCCCCAGGTGTGGAATTCGTGAGAGGCTTGGCCTGAACACAGCCCATTGGCTTTTGGGTCTAGACCAGTCTTGGTTTTCTTTGAGCTGGTGATTTGAGTGATGGGTTGGAGCAGAGCAGCGCAAAGCAGAGAGCAAGAAGAAGtagaagaagggaaaaaggaagaaataatAAGCCAGAGAGATAAGGGAGTACAGACGAATATGGGGAATTTTGGCCGTCCATGGACGGCAATTTGTAGGCGTACTGTGCGGGAGAAAATAGAGCTCCTTGTCTTCATTGGCTCGTTTTCTTGGCTTTCTCGCTGATTTGAAACTCTCGGAGGAGGTAAAGAGGAGGGCAAGGCCACGTGTAAAACACCCACGTGAAAAACACCCACGTGACAATGAATTTCAAGCTTTTGGGGTCGGCCGAGTTTTACATTCTCAATGGGGCTTGAAGGAG
Proteins encoded:
- the LOC117637809 gene encoding probable serine/threonine-protein kinase At1g54610, which produces MGCVQAKPLTNSTPGGLEKLKLENGYVGNGGVNAHRRSTGQPQRDSLKQHRHEPIISNAEPGSRNEKAGDEWVVLTGSDVDKDDGHVSHKVSVDEEELVDGWPKWLTDNISREILAGLVPKSADSYDKLDKVGEGTYSNVYKARDRDTGKIVALKKVRFDTSEPESVKFMAREIMFLRKLDHPNVVKLEGLATSRMQYSLYLVFDFMRSDLARIISSPEGLTEPQVKCYMHQLLSGLQHCHERGIIHRDIKGSNLLIDKNGMLKIADFGLANYYVQDPKRPLTNRVVTLWYRAPELLLGSTDYGVGIDLWSAGCVLAEMFTGRPLLPGRTEVEQLHRIFRLCGTPSEEYWKRLKLSTTFRPPRSYKPSLQEAFKDFPFSSLSLLSTLLALDPAYRGSASSALRNECSCDARIKW